The Verrucomicrobiota bacterium DNA window GCCATGATTTTTTTCAGCAGCGAGCTTTTCTCCTCGTCGTCGCGGGCGATGCGGTAGATGAAACCCTCCTGCGCGCGGTAATCGAGCGAGACGTAACTGGTCATCGCGCCGCCACTGAAGACGCGGATCTTGCGCATCTTATCCGGGCTGACGCGGCTGGCGGTGAGGTTGGCAACGCAGCCATTGGCGAAACGCAATCGCGCGTTGGCGATGTCCTCGGTCGCGCTGAGCACCGGAATGCCCACGGCATCGACGCTCGTCACGGGCGATTTCACAAAGGCGAGGACGACGTCGAGGTCGTGGATCATCAAGTCGAGCACCACGCCGATGTCGATGCTGCGTGCGGGATAGGGCGATAGCCGATGCGTTTCAATGAAACGCGGCTCCGTGGCGACGGTTTGGAGATATTTGAAAACCGGATTGAACCGTTCGACGTGACCGACCTGGAGCACGCAATTCTTCTGTTGGGCGAGTTGAACCAGTTCCGCCGCCTGCGTGGTGTTGTCGGTCATCGGTTTTTCGACGAGGACATGCTTGCCTTGCTGAAGAATCGTTTTTGCCAGTTCGAAGTGAGTGGGTGTGGGCGTGACCACGCTGAGCGCGTCGCTGGATGAGGCGGCCTCGGCGACGGAACTGAATGTGCGCACGGAATATTTTCTGGCGATCCTGGAGGCGGCTTCAGGGTTCGTATCAAAGGCGCCGGTGAATTCCACCTCGCCGGCAGCCGCCAGGTCCGCGTAGAGGCGGGCGTGTTCTTTGCCAAGCGAACCGACACCCAGCACGGCGACTTTGATTTTCTGAGTTGTGGCCACGACCAGAGTTTGCCACTGAAGAGGGAGGACTGACAAGGGTGGCGTAGCCACCGAGGTCACGAGGCGGAGTCATCGTTGCGCTAAGCCATCACGATGCAGACCGACGAACCCCTCACCCTCACCTCTCCCCATCGGATGGGGAGAGGGAACATTTTCGCGCGTATGGACGACACTCACGGTTCGGTGTTTTGCCGCAACGTGGCCGGAGTTTCACCCTCTCCCCGTCGGACGGGGAGAGGGACGGGGTGAGGGGCGGGTTCAACTGCATCGTTACTAAGTGTCCGCCTCGTTACCTCGGCGGCTACAGGCAACTTTGAACTTTGAACTTTGAACCGCGAACTTGTAACGTCAGCGGGTGGATTTTGTCGCCTACATTGTCGTGGCCGTCGCTGCGTATTTGCTCGGCTCGATTCCGACGGGTTATCTCATGGGTTGTGCCAAGGGCATTGACATTCGCACGGTCGGCAGTGGCAACATCGGCGCGACGAATGTGTTCCGGTTTCTCGGCAAGCCGGCGGGAGTGTTTGTTTTGGTGGCGGACGGATTAAAAGGGTTTGCCGCCTCCGCGTGGCTTTGTGATGTGTTGCTGAGATGGTTGAGCGTGCCGGATTCCGAAGCTGAAACGCATCGCATCATTGCGGGCATCGCGGCGGTGCTCGGTCACAACTACACCTGCTGGCTGAAGTTCAAAGGCGGCAAAGGCATCGCCACGAGTGGGGGTGTTTACTTTGCGCTCGCGCCGCTGGCGGCAGGCATTGCGCTGGGCGCATGGATTATTCTCTTTGCACTGACACGTTACGTCTCGATCGCGTCCATCGCCTCAGCGGTGGCGTTGCCCACGGCGGTCTGGTTCACGAAGGACAGTGTCACCTTGGGAATCGTCACCACGGCGATTGGTTTGCTCGCCATCGTGAAGCACAGGGAAAACATTAAAAGGTTGCTCAATGGCACCGAGCGACGCTTCGGCAAAAAACCGCCGGCATCGGGGGCTGCGAAATGAAGGTCACGGTACTCGGCGCGGGCGCGTGGGGAACAGCACTCGCCCGGCTTCTCCATCAAGGCGATCATGCAATCACCCTTTGGGGACACGACCCGGAGCATCTGGAGGATTTGCGAAAGACCGGGCGCAACGAGCGTTATCTTCCTGGCATTGATTTGCCGAAGGACTGGAGATTGGAAGCTGACCTGACCCGCGTCATCGAACAGACCGAATGCATCGTCGTCGCCGTTCCCTCGAAGGCGTTCCGCGAAGTGACCCGCGCGCTGTCGGGTTTTCGCGGCGTGGTAGTGAGCGTGACCAAAGGCATCGAGCATCAGACGGGACTGACGATGTGCGGTGTGCTTCGAGCAAATGCGCCACGCGCGAAAGTCGCCGCGCTTTCCGGGCCGACGTTTGCTTTGGAAGTCGCTCGTGGGATGCCGACGGCGATTGTTGCGGCGAGCGACGATGCGGCCACCGCGTTGCTCGCACAGGAACTGTTTCACCGCCCGGCGTTTCGCGTTTACACGAGCAGCGATCTGCTGGGTGTTGAACTGGGCGGCGCGTTGAAAAATGTCATTGCCATCGCCGCGGGAGTTTCCGACGGGTTGGGGTTTGGCGACAATTCCAAAGCGGCGCTGCTGACGCGCGGCATCGTGGAGATGCGCCGGCTGGGTGTCGCTTGTGGCGCGCAGGCGGAAACGTTTGCAGGCCTTAGTGGGTTGGGTGACTTGACCGTGACTTGCTTCTCCCGGCTCAGTCGCAATCGCGGATTTGGCGAGCGGCTTGGCAAAGGTGAAAAACCGGCGGACATTCTGAACAGTGTGATCACCGTGGCGGAAGGTTATCCAACGGCGCGGTCGGCGTTTGAACTGGCGCGGAGACTTCGCATCAGCACGCCGATCATCGACGAAGTCTATGCGGTCCTGTATGAAGACAAGAATGCCGGTCAGGCCTTGCGCGATTTGACGGCGCGGGAGTCGAAGGCGGAGGACTGAGCGAAACGTTCAGTTGCGGGATGGCGAAGGGAACCGACTTCCGCCGATCCTCAAGTTAGACGTCCGGCGTTCCATAGTTACGCTTCCAGATTAAGAGTCCCACCAGATAGAGCAGGAAAAGCAGAAACAGATTTGTGCACAGAATAGAAACAAAAAATGTAGTCCAAGTCTGTTCCAACACCTCGGGCCACTGAGTTGCCAGATAAATACCCGGAAAGTGGCCCAACGAAAAAACCAGCCTCCCGACTCCGGCTTTGCTGATGCACAATGATCCGCAGACCAGCAACTCCGTCACTGCTGAGGCAATCAGCGCGGTCTTGATTAATTTGCGAGTGCTCAAGTTCACAATCGAGTCAATGCCGCCCAAAAGTGAACAGACGGCGAGTTCTTCCGCGCATCCGTTTTCACAGACCGAGATTATTCTCGGCGCAATCGGTTGTCTAACACCGTTCTCAACTATTATGGCCGGCGACCGTCTTCAAGCAAAGGTGGAAGCCACACCTTCAGCCGACCATCGCCTTCTTGATTTCCTTCAACAACTCCGCGTGTGATTCCACGGGTTTGAATTGCGGAAATTGTTGCTTCACGTTCTCCGGAAAGGGGCTGGAGCGGCAAACCTTCGCTTGAAAACAACCAGACACGTGGGATAATCCGAACATGAAAGTAACAACGGACGAAGAAGGGCGCATGGTTTGCGAGGAACTATTTCCACCACGTTCCACGTTCGACTCCCGGCGCATGCCGGACGGCACGGTGCGGGTCGTGAAATTGGAGAATGGCGACGTGCCGGTGGTGAAATCCGTGCTCGCGAAGGACGGCCTGATGGTTTCGCCGGTGAGAGTCAGCCGCGAAACGATTCGTCCGCCATCCGTGCAGACCGTGCTTGAATTACCGCATTGCAATCGGAAGACGAAAGGGTAAACTTTGGCCATGGCAACGAAAGCAGCATCGGCCAACGGCACGAGGGCGCAGGACGCGAAATTCGCCGAAGCCATCGAAGAGTGCGTTGGCGAGATGAAGGAAATCCGCAAGAGCATGAAAAAGACAGATGCGGAAATCCGCCGCTTGCAGATTTCCACCCGCCAAAATCTTGACCAGACTTGGGAAATCCTGCGCGATGTTAAAGCCAGCCATTGAATTGCTTTACCAGGTTGTCTTTCTGCTCCGCGACGTGCAACAGAACAAGGAAGACATCGCTGCGCTTCGGAAAGAACTCCACGAAACCAGCGACGCGGTTCGCGAATTGGCCGTCGAGTTGCGCAGCCTACGCGAAGAAGAACGGCATGAACGCGAGAAGCTCGTGCTCCGTTTAGAAAACGCCCTGCTGAAATTCGAGCGCCAGCTTCCACTGGCGAAAGAATCGAAGAAACTGAAATAACGGTAGAGGAGGCGATTTGCAGGGCCCTCAGCCGGCGATCGCCGCTTTGATTTCCTTCAACAACTCCGCGTGCGATTCCACGGGTTTGAATTGCGGGAATTGTTGCTTCACGTTTTCCGGCGCGTGGATCAGGAATCCCATGTTGGCCTCGGCGAGCATGGCGGTGTCGTTGTAGGAATCGCCTGCGCTGATGACGTGGTAATTCATCCGCCGGAAGGCCGCCACCGCTTCGCGCTTCTGCTCGCGGATGCGCAACTGGTAATTCACGATGCGGTCGTTCTCCACGACCAACCGGTGGCAAAGCAGCGTGGGCCAGCCAAGTTTCTGGAGCAGTGGTGTGGCGAACTGCTCGAACGTGTCCGAGAGAATGATGACCTGCACGATGCAACGCAGTTCATCGAGAAATTCCTTCCCGCCCGGCAGCGGTTGGAGCGCGCCAATGACGCGCTGAATGTCCGAGAGCTTCAATCCATGCTGATCGAGAATGGCGAGCCGGCCGCGCATGAGCTTGTCGTAATCCGGTTCATCGCGCGTGGTGCGACGCAACTCCGGAATCTTGGTTTTCTCGGCAACGGCAATCCAGATTTCCGGAGTGAGCACTCCCTCCATGTCCAGAGTGACGATGGATTGTTTCACGGCGGGGATACTTCCAGTACTGACCGACGTTGTCGAGCGGCTTGCTCTCAATCCAGACTGCAACAATTTGTGGCGGGGAAGATTAGTTTGCAAGTTGCGCTTAGCGCGTCTGTTTGCGTTTGTGGCGGCCATTCTTCCGGGCACGGATGTCTTCGAGGCCAACAATGTGAAGCGGATCAATGATGACGGCATCCCCGCGCTGGGTGGCGACGACCACCGTACGCGTCGTAAAAAAAATGAAATCCGGATGAGGAACCGGATACTTGTTCCCACTCGACGTGACCAATGTGAAAGGACGAAACTCCTTAACGCGCTCTCGGACACTTTCAAGATTCATGGAGGAACATTCGTCAATTTGCGTTCACTCGTCAAGGGCTGCTCCCGGCGGGGCAATGTCGGGACGCCGTGCGCTCAACAGCCAGCGACCGAGGGTCTGAAGATTCACAACCCGATGTTGTAACTTGCCGGCGATATGCTATTGGTTTCGGAGATTTTTTATGCGAACGAACAAACTGGTCCTGCTTGCTGCTGTTTCCATCTGCGGATGGATATCGTCTGGGCTCCAGGCGCAAATCTATACGAACACCGTTGTGAGGTTCCACCTCACGGCAGGCATCGCTGTCATTGGTGATATCGACGTGGAACTGTTCGATTCCGAAAAGCCGGTGACTGTGCGGAATTTTCTGCTGTACGTGGAGTCGGGCGCGTATCAAAGCATGTTTCTGCATCGGTGCGAGCCGGGGTTCATCGTGCAGGGCGGCGGATTTCAAATTTTTAATCCGCTCGACTCAAGCCCATTTGTAACGGCTTACTCCGTGTCGAGTTTTGGGAAAATCACCAACGAGTTCGGCGTCGGGCCACTGCGTTCAAATACCTATGGCACCATCGCCATGGCGAAAGTGGCGGGCGATCCCAACTCCGCCACCTCACACTTCTTTTTTAATCTCGCGAATAATTCCAGCATCTTGGACGGCCAAAACGGCGGATTTACCGTGTTCGGCCGGGTGATCGGCGACACGAACGTATTGAACTTGTTCAACCCGCCACGCGCCCTGACCAACGGCGTGGTGGATATGAGCTGGTTTTACACCAACCAGTTTGGCCAAACGTTCAGAGAATTACCTGTAAATTACAGCGGCGCCACGGCGCCGCGGTACATCGATTTGT harbors:
- a CDS encoding Gfo/Idh/MocA family oxidoreductase, coding for MATTQKIKVAVLGVGSLGKEHARLYADLAAAGEVEFTGAFDTNPEAASRIARKYSVRTFSSVAEAASSSDALSVVTPTPTHFELAKTILQQGKHVLVEKPMTDNTTQAAELVQLAQQKNCVLQVGHVERFNPVFKYLQTVATEPRFIETHRLSPYPARSIDIGVVLDLMIHDLDVVLAFVKSPVTSVDAVGIPVLSATEDIANARLRFANGCVANLTASRVSPDKMRKIRVFSGGAMTSYVSLDYRAQEGFIYRIARDDEEKSSLLKKIMAAKLGVGKDSTIVSEFGGKRIVRQPVPIEKDEPLKLELQDFVDCVRAHQTPLVSGESAKRALDLALEITRQILKPN
- the plsY gene encoding glycerol-3-phosphate 1-O-acyltransferase PlsY, with translation MVVAVAAYLLGSIPTGYLMGCAKGIDIRTVGSGNIGATNVFRFLGKPAGVFVLVADGLKGFAASAWLCDVLLRWLSVPDSEAETHRIIAGIAAVLGHNYTCWLKFKGGKGIATSGGVYFALAPLAAGIALGAWIILFALTRYVSIASIASAVALPTAVWFTKDSVTLGIVTTAIGLLAIVKHRENIKRLLNGTERRFGKKPPASGAAK
- a CDS encoding NAD(P)-dependent glycerol-3-phosphate dehydrogenase yields the protein MKVTVLGAGAWGTALARLLHQGDHAITLWGHDPEHLEDLRKTGRNERYLPGIDLPKDWRLEADLTRVIEQTECIVVAVPSKAFREVTRALSGFRGVVVSVTKGIEHQTGLTMCGVLRANAPRAKVAALSGPTFALEVARGMPTAIVAASDDAATALLAQELFHRPAFRVYTSSDLLGVELGGALKNVIAIAAGVSDGLGFGDNSKAALLTRGIVEMRRLGVACGAQAETFAGLSGLGDLTVTCFSRLSRNRGFGERLGKGEKPADILNSVITVAEGYPTARSAFELARRLRISTPIIDEVYAVLYEDKNAGQALRDLTARESKAED
- the thrH gene encoding bifunctional phosphoserine phosphatase/homoserine phosphotransferase ThrH, whose amino-acid sequence is MAATNANRRAKRNLQTNLPRHKLLQSGLRASRSTTSVSTGSIPAVKQSIVTLDMEGVLTPEIWIAVAEKTKIPELRRTTRDEPDYDKLMRGRLAILDQHGLKLSDIQRVIGALQPLPGGKEFLDELRCIVQVIILSDTFEQFATPLLQKLGWPTLLCHRLVVENDRIVNYQLRIREQKREAVAAFRRMNYHVISAGDSYNDTAMLAEANMGFLIHAPENVKQQFPQFKPVESHAELLKEIKAAIAG